A window of the Podarcis raffonei isolate rPodRaf1 chromosome 4, rPodRaf1.pri, whole genome shotgun sequence genome harbors these coding sequences:
- the LOC128412190 gene encoding zinc finger protein 420-like, with protein sequence MEENCGIVASLDCEESEIENKGDHDKIPREEKPRKNLECGESCSQNSHSTSHQQNIIGKKDYQCAECGKSFRNSSNLTSHQRIHTGEKPYQCVECGKSFTESSNLTSHQRIHTGEKPYQCMECGKSFSQSSHLTSHQRIHTGEKPYQCVECGKSFRKSSDLTKHQRIHTREKPYQCVECGKSFRQSSDLTYHHRIHTGEKPYQCVECGKSFRQSSHLTSHHRIHTGEKPYQCVECGKSFRKTSSLTSHQRIHTGEKPYQCVECGKSFRKSSSLISHQRIHTAEKPYQCVECGKSFTDSSSFTRHQRIYTGEKPYQCVECGKSFSQSSALTKHQRIHTGENPYQCVECGKSFSRRSNFTSHQRIHTGVKPYQCVECGKSFRKSSSLTSHQRIHTGEKPYQCVECGKSFTQSSSLTSHQRIHTGEKPYQCVECGKSFTVSSKLTSHQSIHTKVGKTSI encoded by the exons atggaggagaattgtgggatcgtggcctctcttg attgtgaaGAATCGGAAAttgagaacaaaggtgaccacgataaaatccccagggaggagaagccacgtaaaaatttggagtgtggagaaagctgcagtcaaaactcccattccacttcccatcaacaaaatatCATTGGAAAGAAAGACTATCAGTgtgcggaatgtggaaagagcttcaggaacagCTCCAatctcacctcccatcaaagaattcatacaggggagaaaccctatcagtgtgtggaatgtggaaagagcttcactgaaagctccaacctcacttcccatcaaagaattcatacaggggagaaaccctatcagtgtatggaatgtggaaagagcttcagtcagagctcccatctcacttcccatcaaagaattcatacaggggagaaaccctatcagtgtgtggaatgtggaaagagcttcaggaagagctccgatctcactaagcatcagagaattcatacaagggagaaaccctatcagtgtgtggaatgtggaaagagcttccgtcagagctccgatctcacttaccatcacagaattcatacaggggagaaaccctatcagtgtgtggaatgtggaaagagcttcaggcagagctcccatctcacttcccatcacagaattcatacaggggagaaaccctatcagtgtgtggaatgtggaaagagcttcaggaagacctcctctctcacttctcatcaaagaattcatacaggggagaaaccctatcagtgtgtggaatgtggaaagagcttcaggaagagctcctctctcatttcccatcaaagaattcatacagcggagaaaccctatcagtgtgtggaatgtggaaagagcttcacagatAGCTCCAGTTTCACTAGGCATCAGAGAATttatacaggggagaaaccctatcagtgtgtggaatgtggaaagagcttcagtcagagctccgctctcactaagcatcaaagaattcatacaggggagaatc cctatcagtgtgtggaatgtggaaagagcttcagtaggagGTCcaatttcacttcccatcaaagaattcatacaggggtgaaaccctatcagtgtgtggaatgtggaaagagtttcaggaagagctcctctctcacttcccatcaaagaattcatacaggggagaaaccctatcagtgtgtggaatgtggaaagagcttcactcagagctcctctctcacttcccatcaaagaattcatacaggggagaaaccctatcagtgtgtggaatgtggaaagagcttcactgttagctctaaactcacttcccatcaaagtatCCATACAAAGGTTGGAAAAACCAGTATatag